A single window of Lepeophtheirus salmonis chromosome 2, UVic_Lsal_1.4, whole genome shotgun sequence DNA harbors:
- the LOC121132396 gene encoding astacin-like metalloprotease toxin 3, with protein sequence MMIISLVLVLSLFLGSSSSSKLENPGCRIIRDKYDRQDLASRNYLSDERKHWPNKEVPYTISNSYPPKYNKLLRKAMKAIESMSCVKWIPRTNQRNYVYISPKQSGCFANLGYDVRRGKHTLNLQMPHGRSTCMILGIAMHEMLHILGVGHEQCRPDRDSYVKVHWRNMENDKYNNYFKSIGPKTQTRMPVCDPQKRMDFDRCWSGYRTNTFGFAYDYQSLMHYGLNDFTQTGYPTMSTKKSVPSGIKIGQRIGMTRLDVSKLNAAYKCQDKTDPPHPPHRKTTRKVYTYGPTSPRCWDEYPEWCEGHNGLCYIGYFYMKENCALTCEFCDN encoded by the exons atgatgaTCATTAGTTTAGTTTTAGTTCTGAGTCTATTTCTAGGGAGTTCCTCCTCTTCAAAGTTAGAGAATCCTGGATGTAGGATCATTCGAGACAAGTATGATCGGCAAGACCTTGCTTCTAGGAATTATCTTTCTGACGAAAGAAAGCACTGGCCTAATAAGGAGGTTCCTTATACCATAAGTAACTCATATCCTCCTAAATACAATAAGCTTTTACGAAAGGCTATGAAGGCCATCGAAAGTATGTCTTGTGTCAAATGGATCCCACGAACTAATCAACGGAATTACGTATACATTAGTCCCAAACAATCAGGATGCTTTGCCAACCTGGGCTACGATGTAAGAAGAGGAAAGCATACGCTCAATTTACAAATGCCTCATGGAAGATCCACTTGCATG ATTTTAGGAATTGCAATGCATGAAATGCTACATATTTTGGGTGTTGGCCATGAACAATGTAGGCCAGATCGGGATTCATACGTAAAAGTTCATTGGCGTAATATGGAGAACGACAAATATAACAACTACTTTAAAAGCATAGGACCAAAAACTCAAACCAGAATGCCAGTATGTGACCCCCAAAAACGTATGGACTTTGATCGATGTTGGTCTGGATACCGAACAAATACCTTTGGATTTGCATATGACTACCAATCTCTAATGCACTACGGCTTAAATGA TTTTACTCAGACGGGATACCCTACGATGAGCACAAAGAAATCAGTTCCATCTGGCATCAAAATAGGACAAAGAATAGGAATGACTCGGCTAGATGTTAGTAAATTGAATGCAGCATACAAATGCCAAGATAAGACAGACCCTCCACATCCACCGCATAGAAAAACAACTAGAAAGGTTTATACCTATGGGCCAACTTCTCCAC gaTGCTGGGATGAATATCCGGAATGGTGTGAAGGACATAATGGATTGTGTTACATTggctatttttatatgaaagaaaattgtGCGTTGACTTGTGAATTTTGTGATAACTGA
- the LOC121132397 gene encoding astacin-like metalloprotease toxin 3 produces MMIISLVLVLSLFLGSSSSSKLENPGCRIIRDKYDRQDLASRNYLSDERKHWPNKEVPYTISNSYPPKYNKLLRKAMKAIESMSCVKWIPRTNQRNYVYISPKQSGCFANLGYDVRRGKHTLNLQMPHGRSTCMILGIAMHEMLHILGVGHEQCRPDRDSYVKVHWRNMENDKYNNYFKSIGPKTQTRMPVCDPQKRMDFDRCWSGYRTNTFGFAYDYQSLMHYGLNDFTQTGYPTMSTKKSVPSGIKIGQRIGMTRLDVSKLNAAYKCQDKTDPPHPPHRKTTRKVYTYGPTSPRCWDEYPEWCEGHNGLCYIGYFYMKENCALTCEFCDN; encoded by the exons atgatgaTCATTAGTTTAGTTTTAGTTCTGAGTCTATTTCTAGGGAGTTCCTCCTCTTCAAAGTTAGAGAATCCTGGATGTAGGATCATTCGAGACAAGTATGATCGGCAAGACCTTGCTTCTAGGAATTATCTTTCTGACGAAAGAAAGCACTGGCCTAATAAGGAGGTTCCTTATACCATAAGTAACTCATATCCTCCTAAATACAATAAGCTTTTACGAAAGGCTATGAAGGCCATCGAAAGTATGTCTTGTGTCAAATGGATCCCACGAACTAATCAACGGAATTACGTATACATTAGTCCCAAACAATCAGGATGCTTTGCCAACCTGGGCTACGATGTAAGAAGAGGAAAGCATACGCTCAATTTACAAATGCCTCATGGAAGATCCACTTGCATG ATTTTAGGAATTGCAATGCATGAAATGCTACATATTTTGGGTGTTGGCCATGAACAATGTAGGCCAGATCGGGATTCATACGTAAAAGTTCATTGGCGTAATATGGAGAACGACAAATATAACAACTACTTTAAAAGCATAGGACCAAAAACTCAAACCAGAATGCCAGTATGTGACCCCCAAAAACGTATGGACTTTGATCGATGTTGGTCTGGATACCGAACAAATACCTTTGGATTTGCATATGACTACCAATCTCTAATGCACTACGGCTTAAATGA TTTTACTCAGACGGGATACCCTACGATGAGCACAAAGAAATCAGTTCCATCTGGCATCAAAATAGGACAAAGAATAGGAATGACTCGGCTAGATGTTAGTAAATTGAATGCAGCATACAAATGCCAAGATAAGACAGACCCTCCACATCCACCGCATAGAAAAACAACTAGAAAGGTTTATACCTATGGGCCAACTTCTCCAC GATGCTGGGATGAATATCCGGAATGGTGTGAAGGACATAATGGATTGTGTTACATTggctatttttatatgaaagaaaattgtGCGTTGACTTGTGAATTTTGTGATAACTGA